Below is a window of Mycobacterium dioxanotrophicus DNA.
CTCGAATTGCAGCGTCAGGGCCGCGATTACATGCGCCGGCTGGTCGAGCGGGCGCGCCGCGATCCGGGCGAGGACATTCTCGGCATGCTGGTGCGCCAACACGGCGACGAGCTCAGCGACGACGAACTGATCGGAATCGCCGGGCTGCTGCTGCTCGCCGGCCACGAGACGACGTCGAACATGTTGGGACTGGGCGTACTTGCGCTGCTGCGCCACCCCGACCAGCTCGCCGCGGTACGCGACGATCCGGCGGCCGTCGGCCCGGCTGTCGAGGAGCTGTTGCGCTGGCTGTCGATCGTGCAGAACGCGATCCCCCGCATCACCACCACCGCAGTCGAGATCGCCGGAGTCCAGATACCGGCCGGCGAGCTGGTGTTCGCGTCGCTGCCGTCGAGCAACCGGGACCCGGATTTCATCGACTCCCCCGACACCCTCGACATCCGCCGCGGCGCACCGGGACACCTGGCCTTCGGCCACGGCGTCCACCACTGCCTCGGCGCGCCCCTGGCTCGCATGGAGATGCGGATCGCGTTCCCCGCCCTGCTGCGCCGCTTTCCGCGGCTGGCCCTCGCCGAACCGTTCGAGGAGGTGCAGTACCGCTCCTTCCACTTCATCTACGGGCTGCGATCGCTCGCGGTAACGTGGTGAGCGCCATGAGGATCGAAGCGGATCGGGACGCGTGCATCGCATCGGGCAACTGCGTGATGGTCGCGGGCGCGGTCTTCGACCAGGACGACGACGGTGTGGTGCGGCCGCTGGTCGACGAGGTTCCCGACGCCGAACTCGACCACGCCCGCGAGGCCGTCAACTTGTGCCCCGCCAGCGCGTTACGTCTGGTGGACTGACTCTCCCGGCAGGTCGATCACGCCGGCCCGGATCAGCACCAGCACGCTGACCACCAGCACCCACGCCGGGAACGCCAACGTCAGCCACATGGACACGTCGCCGGCCACCAGCAGCCCGACGGCCAGCACGTAGCTGGTGATCACCAGCCAGTGCGGCATGAGACCCGTCTTGAGCCAGATGGTGGCCAGCGAGATCATGAAGACCGCGGCCATCCGCAGCGCGTAGGTCTTCGAGATGGTGAGAAGGACGAACTGGCCGAAGGTCGCCACGCTCGGATCCATCGCCCCGCCACTGTGTTCCAGCCCGGCACCCACCCCGGCGGCCACGAAGAGCATGGCCAGGAACAGAATGCCGCTGCCGACGAAGACGGTCGAGAAGAACTTGTCCTCGTAGCGGCCCAGGCCGTCGCGCATCACGCCCATGAACCACAGGAAGCTGATGCCGGCGAACGGCATGATCGTCGCTGCCACTTGAAGATTGGTGCTGCCGGTCACCAGCCACTGTGATCCCGGCTCGGCACCTTCCGGCAGCGCCGTGCGGATCAGGACCAGCGCCGTCCCACACAGAAGGGCGAACAGGACGCCGGCGAGTGCCGCCGCGCGGGGCGTGGAGAGTCGACGCAGATGCTGTTGAGCCACCGCGTCATGTTCGCACGGCTCAGGGCTGGCCGGGCAACAATCTGACCATGAGGCCGTTGGCCTCGGCCAGCAGATTCCCGTCCGCGTCACGCAATTCGGCGTTGACGAATGCCTTGCGGCCCTCGGCTTCCCGCACCCAGCCGCGCGCGGTGAGCAGCGTGTCGATGGGCGTCACCTTGCGGTAGTCCACATGCAGGAACGCGGTGCGGCTGATGGGCCGCCCGGCGGCGTGGATCACCATGCCGAACACCGAGTCGAACAACAGCGGCAGCACCCCGCCGTGCACGGCGTAGTTGCCGCCCACGTAGTACCGGCTGAAATCCACCTGCACTTCGACACCGTCGGGATCGAACTTGGCGACGGTCCATGGCGGCATCAGCAGGCTGCCCGCACCGGGCAGTGACGGCACGCGGTTGGCCGGGCCGACTCCCTCGGGCGCCTCGTACGGGGCGAGCAGTTTGACGAGTTCCTCGACGCGGTCGGCGGCCGCGTCCCAGACGTGAGCGTCCGGGTTCGCCGACACCGCCAGGTCCTGGGCACGGCGCATCGCCGTCACGAACCGCCCGAAACCCGGCCCGGGATCGGCGGCCTCGAAAACCGGGAATCCGCCGTGCTGTTCGAAAACCGAAACGGAGTCCGCCGCTTCCTCACTCACGAAGGGGCCAGGATGTCGCGCCGCACAATGGTCTGGTCCCGGCCCGGGCCCACACCGATGCACGAAATATGCGCGCCGGCAAGCTCTTCGAGGCGAAGCACGTAATCCTGCGCCTTGGCGGGCAGGTCGCTGAACTCGCGGGCGCCGGAGATGTCCTCCCACCACCCGGGCAGTTCCTCGTAGATCGGCTCGGCGCGATGAATGTCGGACTGTGTCATCGGCATCTCGTCGGTGCGCTTGCCGTCGACCGTGTACCCGACGCAGATCGGCACGGTCTCCAGGCTGGACAGCACGTCGAGCTTGGTCAGGAAGTAGTCGGTGATGCCGTTGACGCGGGTGGCGTAGCGGGCGATCACCGCATCGAACCAGCCGCACCGGCGCGGCCGTCCCGTCGTCACACCGACCTCGCCACCGGTCTTGGCCAGGTACGCCCCGTGCTCGTCGAACAGTTCGGTCGGGAACGGCCCCGACCCGACACGGGTCGTGTACGCCTTGAGGATGCCCAGCACCGTGGTGATGCGGGTGGGGCCGATGCCGGAGCCGACCGATGCGCCGCCCGCCGTCGGGTTCGACGAGGTGACGAACGGGTAGGTGCCGTGGTCCACGTCGAGCAGGGTGCCCTGCGACCCTTCGAGCAGCACGGTCTCGCCGCCTTCCAAGGCCTTGTTCAGCAGCAGCCGGGAATCGGCGATGCGATGCTTGAACCCCTCTGCCTGGGTGAGCAGGTTCTCCACCACCTCGGCCGGGTCCAGCGCCTTGCGGTTGTAGATCTTGACCAGCACCTGGTTCTTGAACTCCAGTGCGGCCCCGATCTTTTCGGCGAGCAACTGCTCGTCGAGCACATCGGAGACGCGGACGCCGATCCGGGCGATCTTGTCCTGGTAGCACGGCCCGATGCCGCGGCCGGTGGTGCCGATCTTCTTGGTGCCCGCGTACCGCTCGACCACCTTGTCCATCGCGACGTGGTACGGCATCAGCAGATGCGCATCGGCCGAGATCAGCAACCCCGAGGTGTCCACTCCGCGCTCTTCGAGACCGCTGAGCTCGGTCAGCAGCACACCGGGGTCGACGACCACACCGTTGCCGATGACGTTGGTGACACCGGGCGTGAGGATGCCCGAGGGGATGAGGTGCAGGGCGAAGTTCTCCCCGGTGGGCAACACGACCGTGTGTCCGGCGTTGTTGCCGCCCTGGTAGCGAACGACCCATTGCACCCGGCCACCGAGTAGATCGGTGGCTTTACCTTTGCCCTCGTCGCCCCACTGGGCACCGATGAGCACGATTGCCGGCATGGCGTAATCTCCCGCCTATCTCCGCACCTTGAACTGGCGCAGCCGGTAGGTCACCTTATCCCAGCGCACGCGAGGAGCACACATTTTGTCCAACCAGACGCCCGATGCGCCTGGTGTCGCGGTCTTCGGCAGCGCCGCACGGGGGCCGCTGCGCGGGCTGCCGACCGTCGAGCTCGACGGTGTCGCCGCCCAGCGCCGAGTCATCGTCGCAGGTGGGGCGGATGAGCTGGCCGCTGTGCTGACCGCGTTGTTGCGGGCCGACCGGCTCGATGTCGAGGTTGCCCATGCCACCGGCTACCTCTCCGCACGTCGTGCCCTCGGCGCCGCGGCCCGCCGCGTTCCGCTGATCCGCGACGAGACCGGGGCGGTCATCGTGTCGGCGGCCCAGTGGCGCGGCGCCGACGGCGGGCCACTGCACGGCGAAGCGGTGGTCGACGACCATCTGCTGTTCGACGGCGAGGTCCCGGGTGTTCGGGTGGAACCCACGCTCTCGATGCCGGGGCTGCGCGCGGCCGTGCTCACCGAACGCGGGCGGCCCCGCACCTGGGTGACCGGCCGGGCCGCCCAGCTGGGCACCACAGGCGCCCAGGTCACCCGTGACGGCGTGGCGGTACCGCGCAAGGTGCGCCGCTCGACGTTTTACCGGCACACCGAGGGCTGGCTGCGGGTCGGCTGAGCAGCACAGCAACCGGTAGCGTCGAATCGTGAACATCCGCCCGCTGCATCAATCGGTGCGCCCGAGCCCGGTTTTCCTGGCCGTCGTCGCCATCACCGCCGCGGGCGGCGTGGCCGCGTGGCTGGCCGGCGACACTGTGCGGCCGCTGTCTTACGCGGGCGTGTTCGTGCTGGTGGTGGCGGGCTGGCTGGTGTCGCTGTGCCTGCACGAATTCGGGCACGCCTTCACGGCGTGGCGGTTCGGCGACCACGACGTCGCGGTGCGGGGCTACCTGACCCTCAACCCGCTCAAGTACTCGCACCCCATGCTGTCGCTGGGGTTGCCGGTGCTGTTCATCGCGCTCGGCGGCATCGGGTTCCCCGGCGGGGCGGTGTACGTACGGACGTCCTGGATGACGGCCCGCCAGCGAACGATCGTGAGCCTGGCCGGTCCGGCAGCCAACCTGGTACTGGCGATCCTGCTGCTCGCTGCCACCCGGTTGTTCTACGACCCGGCGCACGGCGTGTTCTGGTCCGGGCTGGCATTCCTGGGTTTTCTGCAGGTCACTGCGCTGGTGCTGAACCTGCTGCCCATTCCGGGACTGGACGGCTACAACGCACTCGAACCCCACCTGAGCCCCGAGACGCAGCGCGCGCTGGAGCCGGCCAAGCAGTGGAGTTTTTTCATCCTGCTGATCCTGCTCATCACGCCGGCCCTCAACCGGTGGTTCTTCGGCCTGGTCTACTGGGCCTGCGAACTGTCCGGCGTGCCGAGATTCCTGATGCAGATCGGCGGGCAGCTGACGCGGTTCTGGTCGGCCTGGATGTAACCGGCCTAGAGGTCGGCGAGCACGGCCCGCAGCGCGTCGGCGAGGCCGCGGCGGCCCGGTACGTAGAACGGACCCACACCGTCGGCCAACAGCATCCGCAGCCGGGCGACACCGTGCGCCCGCACGGGCCGGGGGCCTTTCAACCGCAGCCGGATCTCCTCGATCTGATCGACGGCCGACATCACCGCGCCCAGATGGGTCGGGATCCGCGACGCGTAGAACATCGGGTCGGCTTCTGCGCGCTGCACCGCCAGGTCCAGCGTCTCAGCCAGCTCGTGGCGATGGCGGTCGGAGGTCAGCCGCGCGACGTGCATGGCCAGCGCACTGCCCGGCTCGATGGTCACGCCGTCGAGCAGCTGCTGGTCGTAGTGCCACGCAAACACCCGCGCGGCGAATCGGACCAGCGCGGACCCATCGAAGGCGTTGTCATAGCTCATTTCGAACGGCATAACGAGCCTCGTCACTGCGCAATTCCGAAAATGCGGCGAAGGTGACACGCTCGCCGAACCGTGGCGAACGTGACACTTGCGACATATGCGATTATGCGCATATATTGCGTCTATGGGTGCCGGCCACGATCACAGCCATTCGATGGACACGCGCGTCAGCCGGATGGTCATGGCTGCCGCCATCCTCTCGATCTTCTTCGTCGTCGAGCTGGTCACGGCGCTGACCATCAACTCCATCGCGCTGCTCGCGGACGCCGGCCACATGCTGACCGACCTGGTTGCGATGTTCATGGGCTTGACCGCGGTGCTGCTGGCCCGCAAGGGCAGCTCATCGCCGGCCCGCACCTACGGCTGGCACCGCGCCGAGGTGTTCACCGCCGTCGCCAACGCCGTCCTGCTGCTCGGCGTCGCGGGCTTCATCCTGTATGAGGCGTTCGAACGGCTCGGCGACGCACCTCAGATTCCCGGTGTGCCGATGATCGTCGTCGCGCTCGTCGGACTGCTGGCCAACGCCGTCGTGGTGTTGATGCTGCGCTCGCACTCCGAAAGCAGCCTCGCGGTCAAGGGCGCCTACATGGAGGTGGTGGCCGACACCGTCGGCAGCATCGGAGTGCTGATCGCCGGCATCGTCACGGTCACCACCGGATGGCCCTACGCCGACGTGGTCGTCGCGGTACTGGTGGCGCTGTGGGTGCTGCCCCGCGCCATCTCCCTGGCCCGTGCCGCCCTGCGCATCCTGAGCGAGTCCTCGCCCCGCCACATCGACGTCGAGGAGCTGCGCACTGCGCTCGGTCGGGTCACCGGCGTCACCGGCGTGCACGACCTGCACGTGTGGACGCTCGTACCCGGCAAAGACATGGTCACCGCTCACCTGACCAGCACCGCCGACGCGGCAACCGTGCTCGACGGCGCCCGCGCGGTCCTCACCGCACGCGGCCTGGAACACGCCACGGTGCAGGTCGAGGCACCTGGCGCCAGCGGGGACTGCCCCTGCGAGTCGACATGGTGACGATGCCCGAAACCACGCCGCACCGACGCCGACTGAGGCACAGTTGCCCCCGTGCGTGAATACCAGCAGTTCTATATCGACGGCCAGTGGGTCGATCCGCTAAACCCCGCCGCCCTCGACGTCGAAGACCCGCGGACCGAGCGGGTGTCGGGCCACATCGCCAACGGTTCGGCGGCGGACGTCGACCGTGCGGTGGCGGCCGCCCGCCGGGCATTCCCGTCCTGGTCACGAAGCACCAAGGAGGATCGCCTCGCCCTACTGCAGGCGATCCAGGCCGAATACCAAACGCGCGCAGGCGATCTCGCCGCCGCCGTCAGCGAAGAAATGGGCGCCCCGCCACGGCTGGCGGCGGGCCCGCAGGTCAATCTCGGCCTGGCCCATCTCGCCACCGCCATCGACGTGCTCACGAAATTCGAGTTCGACGAGCAACGCGGCTCCACCATGCTGATCAAGGAACCCATCGGCGTCTGCGGACTGATCACGCCATGGAACTGGCCACTGAACCAGATCGCGGTCAAGGTGTACCCGGCGCTGGCCACCGGCTGCACCATGGTGCTCAAACCCTCCGAGGTCGCGCCCTACTCCGCGCAGATCTTCACTGAGATCCTCGCTGCCGCAGGCGTTCCGGCCGGGGTGTTCAACATGGTGTTCGGCGACGGCCAGGGTGTCGGCGCCGCCATCTCGGCTCACCCCGACATCGACATGGTGTCCTTCACCGGATCGACCCGCGCAGGCGTCGAGATCGCCCGCGCCGCCGCCCCCACCGTGAAGCGGGTCAGCCAGGAGCTCGGCGGCAAGAGCCCCAACATCGTGCTGGACGACGAGGCTTTCGCCAAGAGTGTCACCGCGGGCGTCACGACGATGATGCTCAACAGCGGGCAGAGCTGTAACGCTCCTTCGCGCATGCTGGTTCCGCATTCGCGCATGGACGAGGCCATCGAGATCGCCCGGCGGGTCGGCTCGGGCGTCGCCGTCGGCGATCCAGAGGTCAAGACGGCCATCGGGCCCGTCGCATCGCGCGCGCAGTTCGACAAGATCCAGAGGTTGATCGGCGCGGGGCTCGCGGAAGGCGCCACGCTCGTCGTCGGAGGTGTCGGCCGCCCCGACGGGATGGACACGGGGTACTTCGTCAAACCCACCGTCTTCGCGAACGTCACCAACGACATGGCAATCGCGCGCGAGGAGATCTTCGGGCCGGTGCTGTGCATCCTCGGCTACGACGACGTCGACCACGCCGTCGAGATCGCCAACGACACGGATTACGGCTTGGCCGGCTACGTTTCGGCCGCAGACCTCGACCAGGCGCGGGCGGTCGCCCGCAGAATCCGGGCGGGCTCGGTCGCCATCAACCACGCCTTCGACATCGCGGCTCCGTTCGGCGGCTACAAGCGCAGCGGCAACGGACGCGAGTGGGGCAATTTCGGCTTCGACGAATACCTGGAGGTCAAGGCCGCCCTCGGGTACGCGCCCTAAGGCCGGTCAGCCCAGCCCGAGCTCGGCGCGGGCCGACGGATCGCAGTCGTCGAGCAGGTCCAGGCAGCGCTGGAACTCGTCGGTCTCGCCGATGTCGTCGGCGGCGCGGGCCAACGCCGCGACACACCGCAGGAACCCCTGGTTGGGCTCATGGCCGAACGGCACCGGGCCGAAGCCCTTCCACCCGTTGCGGCGCAGCTGGTCCAACCCGCGGTGGTAGCCCGTGCGGGCATACGCGTAAGCGGTCACCGCCTTGTCGTCGTCGAGCGCGGCCTCGGCCAGCACGGCCCACGCGATCGACGCCGACGGATGCGCCGCAGCCACCACGGCGGGCTTCTCCCCCGCAGCGAGTTCGTCCTCGGCCTCGGGGTCGCCCGGGAGCAACACTGGATCCGGTCCTAGCAGATCACCCATCCGCGTCATGGGCCTATTGTGCACCGGCCTATAAGCTCCACCGGTAGCGACGTACGGGAGGACCGCAACAGGGATGTCGAATCCATCGGAGCCGGACGACGCCGGTAGGCCGGGGCGAGCAGACGACCAGACCGAGCAGATGAGGGTGGACGCCGAGTCCGAGGCCACCACCGAGATCATCGGATCCGCGACCGCCATGACAGAAGCGGCGCAGCAGCACGACGAGCGACGGTTCACCGCGCCGTCGGGCTTTGACGGTTCGACACAGAAGATCGACACCCCGCCGGACCCCGAAACCGAGGTGTTCGCCCCACCGACGGCAAAAGCCGCGGCGCCCCAGATGATTCCGCCGCGGGACGGGGCGCCGGTGCCACCCGCCCCCGAGACGCCGTCGCGGCGCAGCTGGGGTTGGGTGATCGCGGTCCTGCTGGTGATCGCAGCACTGGTGGCCATCGCGATCCTGGGCACCGTGCTGCTCACCCGCAACTCCACGGCGTCGTCGCAGGAAGACAAGGTGCGCGCCACCATCGAGAACTTCGACGCCGCGGTCCAGAGCGGTGATCTGGCCACGCTGCGCTCCATCACCTGCGGCAGCACGCGCGACAACTACGTCAACTACGACCAGCGGGCCTGGGACGAAACCCATGCCCGCGTGGCCGCAGCCAAGCAGTACCCCGTGGTGTCCAGCATCGACCAGGTGATGGTCAACGACGACCATGCCGAGGCCAACGTCACCACCTTCATGGCGTTCGCGCCCCAGACGCGGTCGACCCGCAGCTTCGATCTGCAGTTCCGCGACGATCAGTGGAAGATCTGCCAGGCCCCCACGGGCTAGCAGGCTCAGCCGGCGGTGCCCAATTTGCCGGCTCAGCCGGCGGTGCCCAATTTGCCGGCTCAGCCGGCGGTCACACTGCGGCCCGCGCTGTGCAGGTCGTTGCACGCCTCGGTCACGCGCTCGGTCATGGAGGCCTCGGCCTTCTTGAGGTAGGTGCGCGGATCGTAGGTCTTCTTGTTGCCGACCTCGCCGTCGACCTTGAGCACGCCGTCGTAATTGCTGAACATGTGCCCGGCGATCGGACGAGTGAACGCGTACTGCGTGTCGGTGTCGACATTCATCTTGACCACGCCGTACTTCAGCGAATCCTCGATCTCGGACTTCAGCGAACCCGAGCCGCCGTGGAAGACGAAGTCGAAAGGCTTTGCGTCGCCGGACAATCCGAGCTTCTGCGCGGCCACGCGCTGCCCCTCGGCCAGCACCTCGGGCTTGAGCACGACGTTGCCGGGCTTGTACACGCCGTGCACGTTGCCGAACGTCGCCGCCAGCAGGTACCGGCCCTTCTCGCCGGCGCCCAGCGCGTCGATGGTCTTCTCGAAGTCCTCCGGGCTGGTGTAGAGCTTCTCGTTGATCTCGGCTTCGACGCCGTCTTCCTCGCCGCCGACCACGCCGATTTCCACCTCGAGGATGATCTTGGCGGCCGCCGCGAGCTTGAGCAGGTCTTGGGCGATGGCCAGGTTCTCGTCGATCGGTATCGCCGAGCCGTCCCACATGTGCGACTGGAACAGCGGATTGCGCCCGGCGGCCACCCGCTCGGCGGAAATGGCCAGCAGCGGCCGGACATAGGTGTCCAGCTTGTCCTTCGGACAATGGTCGGTGTGCAGCGCGACGGTGATCGGATACCTGTCGGCGATCACATGGGCGAATTCGGCCAGCGCGACGGCGCCGGTGACCATGTCCTTGACCCCGAGGCCGGAGCCGAACTCCGCGCCGCCGGTGGAGAACTGGATGATGCCGTCACTGCCCGCGTCGGCGAAGCCCTTGATCGCCGCATTGATGCTCTCCGACCCGACGCAGTTGATCGCCGGGAACGCGAACGAATGCTCCTTGGCCCGGCCCAGCATCTCGGCGTAAACCTCGGGAGTGGCGATGGGCATGACGGTGTCCTTTCCTGTCCCATGCTGATTGTTGCGGCGCAGGTTCTCGCAGGTGCGGGACGGTGACAGGGCGCAGGTACCCTTGGGACTCGTGATCGCCACCGCCATCCCAGAGGTTACGACCAATCTGGCGCTGATGCCGAGTTTCATGGATCCGCTCAACCTCATCGGATACTTCGGCGCGTGGGCGCTCGTGGGCATCCTGGTCGTGGTGTTCGTCGAGTCCGGAGTCCTCTTCCCGATCCTGCCCGGTGACTCGCTGTTGTTCGTGGCGGGCATGCTCGCGGCGGGTACCGCGGCCCGGGGAATCGACGCCCAGGCGAACTTCCAGCTGTGGCAGCTGCTGGTGTTCATCCCGCTGGCCGCGATCCTCGGCGGGCAGGTGGGCTACTTCATCGGGCGCACCATCGGCACGTCGATGTTCAAGCCCGACGCCAAGGTGCTCAAACAGCGCTACCTCGACGAGGCACACGCCTTCTTCGAGCAGCGTGGGCCGTTCGCCATCGTGATCGCGCGCTTCGTGCCGATCGTGCGGACCCTGGCCCCACTGACCGCGGGCGCTGCGAAGATGCGCTATTCGGTGTTCACGACCTTCAACATCCTCGGTGCGGTGGTCTGGGGTGTCGGCCTGATCCTGCTGGGCTACTGGCTGGGTCAGTTCACGATCATCCAGAAGCTGCTGGAACCCATCTTCATCGTCATCGTGCTGGCCTCGGTCGCCCCGATGTTCATCGAGTGGCTCAAGCGTCGCCGCGCGACGAAGGATGCGTCCGAGACCCCTTAGCCGAGCACGTCGAACAGTTCCCGCAGCCCGGCGAGGGTGTGTGCGGGCAGGAAATGGTCGCAGAACGGCAGTGCCGCAGCCATCGATCCGGTGAGCGGGGCGAATCCCGGGGCGGCTGCGCGGGGGTTGAGCCAGATCACCAGGTGTGCGCGACGCCGTAGCCGGCTCATGGCACGGCGCAGCGTGTCCGGCCCGTCGGCGTCCCAGCCGTCCGAGGCGATCACCACGACCGCCCCGCGCAGGGCGTTGCCGTGCGGTAGCGCCAGCAGGGTGCCGATCGAGCGGCCCAGGTGAGTGCCGCCGTAGCGGTCGATCACCTTGTCGTTGGCCCGGGCCAGCGCGGTCTCGGCACAGCGGTGCGACAGTGCCGCGGTCAGCCTCGTCAGCGTGGTCGCGAACGCGAACACCTCAGGACGCAGCCCCGAGGAGCGTAGGGCCGTCGCCCGCATCAGGTGCAGGTAGACCGTGGCGTACGGCTGCATCGAACCGCTGACGTCGCAGACCAGGACCACCCGGCGCGGCCGCACCTGCCTACGGGTGCGGGCCACCCGCAGCGGCTCCCATCCGGTCGTCCGAGATGCCTTGATGGTTGCGCGCAGGTCGACGTGCCGCCCGGCCGGGTGGCGTTGACGACGCAACGTACGCCGCCGTGGCCAGCGGGTTTGCGCGCTTTCGAGCCAGGCTCCGATGCGGCGCAGCTCGTCGGAGTCGAATTGTTCGAACGGCGTGTCGGCCTGCGCGACGAGTCGGCTCGGCAACAGCTCCGGCACCGCACTGCCCGTGGGCGGATGTGTCGCGGCGCTGACCGAGGCCAGCCGCGTGGTCCACGGCAGCCCGTCACCGTCCCCGGCCGACGGGGCATCGGCGGTGGGCCGCCCCGCCGGGCTCAGCGCCGGGTCCAGCGGCCTTTTCACGCTCACTGGATCGAGACCGAGCACGGCGTCATCGAACACCGCATGGAACACCGCGTCGAATGCCGCGAGGTCGTCGACCCGGCTCACCAAGGTCAGCCGCGCCGCCCAGTACAGCTGGGACCGGCGGGCGGGAGCCAGCACATGCATCGCTTCGACCAGGCCGGCGGATCCGACCGCCGACACCGCGACTCCGGCGCCGCGCAGCCGATCGACCAGGGCGACCGCGAACGCGGCGAGGTCGACCCCCCTGAGCAGGTGCGGGCTCGTCATCGACGGGCGCGGGCCATCCGGCGCACGATCGTGAACACCACAGCAGCCATCAGGAACGCCACCGCGACCCGGGGACCGTACTTCTTCAACGCGCTGCCACCGGCCAGGTCGAGCAGGTCGATGGGCTGGGGTTCGGCTGCCCGCTGTGCCGGCCCGACGGCGGCCACGGGTGCCGCGGCCACGGGCTGGTCGGCGGCGAGCTTGGCTTCCAGCGAGTCGACGAACTGACCCAGCAGCTTCTCGGACACCTGCTGCAGCATGCCGCTGCCGAACTGCGCGAGCTTCCCCACGATCTTCAGATCGGTGTCGACGGTGACCCGGGTGGTCTGTCCCGCGTCGTGCAATCGGGCGGTGACCGTGGCGGCGGCGTTGCCGGTGCCGCGCGCTTCCTTGCCCTTGGCGTCGATGACGGCCCGATGCTCGTCGCGGTTCTGCTCGACGAAGCGCACCTTGCCGCTGAACTCACTGGTCACCGGGCCCACCTTGACCTTGACCTTGCCGAGTACGTCGTCGCCGTCCTGCCCGGTCAACTGTGCGCCGGGCATCAGCGGGACCACCTGGTCGAGATCGGTGAGTAGATCCCACGCGTCCTCGATCGGCACGCTGACGGTGAACTCGTTGGCGATGTTCATGGCGGGCTCCCTCTCAGTTCCAGCAATGCGTCGTGCAGGATTTGGCTGTCGTCAGGGGTTTTCGCCAGTGCGCCGAGCGTGCCCGGCGCGGCGGGATCGACCAAGTCTGAAACCCCGAGTGCCACCAGCGCGGCCACCCAGTCGATGGTTTCGGCGATGCCCGGTGGCTTGTCCAGGTCGAGATTGCGTGCGGCACCGACGAATTGGGCCACGCGTTCGATGAGCGCGTCGGTCGCGCCGGGTACGGTGCGTCGGACGATCGCGACGGCCGTGCCCCGGTCCGGGTACTCGATCCAGTGGTAGAGGCAGCGTCGGCGCAGGGCGTCGT
It encodes the following:
- a CDS encoding cytochrome P450 — encoded protein: MTAPEVLPPLHMRRNAFDPTPYLREVRETDGVRTVVNALGMSVHLVTRHDDVKMVLADHERFSNSRPPGFALPGAPEMSADEQASARAGNLLGLDPPEHQRLRRMLTAEFTIRRMNGLEPRVVEIVEAQLDAMAAAGPPADLVADFALPIPSLVICELLGVPYADRDDFQQRSTRQLDLSAPIPERLELQRQGRDYMRRLVERARRDPGEDILGMLVRQHGDELSDDELIGIAGLLLLAGHETTSNMLGLGVLALLRHPDQLAAVRDDPAAVGPAVEELLRWLSIVQNAIPRITTTAVEIAGVQIPAGELVFASLPSSNRDPDFIDSPDTLDIRRGAPGHLAFGHGVHHCLGAPLARMEMRIAFPALLRRFPRLALAEPFEEVQYRSFHFIYGLRSLAVTW
- a CDS encoding ferredoxin; translated protein: MRIEADRDACIASGNCVMVAGAVFDQDDDGVVRPLVDEVPDAELDHAREAVNLCPASALRLVD
- a CDS encoding PaaI family thioesterase: MSEEAADSVSVFEQHGGFPVFEAADPGPGFGRFVTAMRRAQDLAVSANPDAHVWDAAADRVEELVKLLAPYEAPEGVGPANRVPSLPGAGSLLMPPWTVAKFDPDGVEVQVDFSRYYVGGNYAVHGGVLPLLFDSVFGMVIHAAGRPISRTAFLHVDYRKVTPIDTLLTARGWVREAEGRKAFVNAELRDADGNLLAEANGLMVRLLPGQP
- a CDS encoding adenylosuccinate synthase, whose protein sequence is MPAIVLIGAQWGDEGKGKATDLLGGRVQWVVRYQGGNNAGHTVVLPTGENFALHLIPSGILTPGVTNVIGNGVVVDPGVLLTELSGLEERGVDTSGLLISADAHLLMPYHVAMDKVVERYAGTKKIGTTGRGIGPCYQDKIARIGVRVSDVLDEQLLAEKIGAALEFKNQVLVKIYNRKALDPAEVVENLLTQAEGFKHRIADSRLLLNKALEGGETVLLEGSQGTLLDVDHGTYPFVTSSNPTAGGASVGSGIGPTRITTVLGILKAYTTRVGSGPFPTELFDEHGAYLAKTGGEVGVTTGRPRRCGWFDAVIARYATRVNGITDYFLTKLDVLSSLETVPICVGYTVDGKRTDEMPMTQSDIHRAEPIYEELPGWWEDISGAREFSDLPAKAQDYVLRLEELAGAHISCIGVGPGRDQTIVRRDILAPS
- a CDS encoding site-2 protease family protein, which encodes MNIRPLHQSVRPSPVFLAVVAITAAGGVAAWLAGDTVRPLSYAGVFVLVVAGWLVSLCLHEFGHAFTAWRFGDHDVAVRGYLTLNPLKYSHPMLSLGLPVLFIALGGIGFPGGAVYVRTSWMTARQRTIVSLAGPAANLVLAILLLAATRLFYDPAHGVFWSGLAFLGFLQVTALVLNLLPIPGLDGYNALEPHLSPETQRALEPAKQWSFFILLILLITPALNRWFFGLVYWACELSGVPRFLMQIGGQLTRFWSAWM
- a CDS encoding cation diffusion facilitator family transporter; translated protein: MGAGHDHSHSMDTRVSRMVMAAAILSIFFVVELVTALTINSIALLADAGHMLTDLVAMFMGLTAVLLARKGSSSPARTYGWHRAEVFTAVANAVLLLGVAGFILYEAFERLGDAPQIPGVPMIVVALVGLLANAVVVLMLRSHSESSLAVKGAYMEVVADTVGSIGVLIAGIVTVTTGWPYADVVVAVLVALWVLPRAISLARAALRILSESSPRHIDVEELRTALGRVTGVTGVHDLHVWTLVPGKDMVTAHLTSTADAATVLDGARAVLTARGLEHATVQVEAPGASGDCPCESTW
- a CDS encoding aldehyde dehydrogenase family protein; this encodes MREYQQFYIDGQWVDPLNPAALDVEDPRTERVSGHIANGSAADVDRAVAAARRAFPSWSRSTKEDRLALLQAIQAEYQTRAGDLAAAVSEEMGAPPRLAAGPQVNLGLAHLATAIDVLTKFEFDEQRGSTMLIKEPIGVCGLITPWNWPLNQIAVKVYPALATGCTMVLKPSEVAPYSAQIFTEILAAAGVPAGVFNMVFGDGQGVGAAISAHPDIDMVSFTGSTRAGVEIARAAAPTVKRVSQELGGKSPNIVLDDEAFAKSVTAGVTTMMLNSGQSCNAPSRMLVPHSRMDEAIEIARRVGSGVAVGDPEVKTAIGPVASRAQFDKIQRLIGAGLAEGATLVVGGVGRPDGMDTGYFVKPTVFANVTNDMAIAREEIFGPVLCILGYDDVDHAVEIANDTDYGLAGYVSAADLDQARAVARRIRAGSVAINHAFDIAAPFGGYKRSGNGREWGNFGFDEYLEVKAALGYAP
- a CDS encoding DUF3151 domain-containing protein translates to MTRMGDLLGPDPVLLPGDPEAEDELAAGEKPAVVAAAHPSASIAWAVLAEAALDDDKAVTAYAYARTGYHRGLDQLRRNGWKGFGPVPFGHEPNQGFLRCVAALARAADDIGETDEFQRCLDLLDDCDPSARAELGLG